From the genome of Miscanthus floridulus cultivar M001 chromosome 10, ASM1932011v1, whole genome shotgun sequence, one region includes:
- the LOC136488643 gene encoding uncharacterized mitochondrial protein AtMg00810-like, whose protein sequence is MILSASSTGLLQHIVKRLQDAFKVKDMGPVHHFLGIGVQRTGNGFFLSQTQYTEDLLERAGMANCKYVATPADMKSKASATDGTLIDDATSYRSLAGALQYLTITRPDIAYAVQQVCLHMHAPRDVHLTMLKRILRYVKGTAHLGIQLHAISSPTITAYSDADWAVCPDTRRSTSGFCVFLGSSLISWSSKRQTTVSRSSAEAEYRAIANAVSECSWLRQLLGELLYKVPTATVAFCDNISSVYMSRNPVHHRRTKHIELDIHFVRKKVAIGELRVTHVPSARQLADVFTKGLPSALFFDFRDSLSVTTADVDTTGGGGGGVQRSTANG, encoded by the coding sequence ATGATCCTCTCCGCATCATCGACTGGACTTCTTCAGCACATCGTCAAGCGGCTGCAGGACGCCTTCAAAGTGAAGGACATGGGGCCCGTCCACCACTTCCTCGGCATTGGTGTTCAACGCACAGGCAACGGCTTCTTCCTCTCCCAGACGCAGTACACCGAAGACCTGCTGGAGCGCGCAGGTATGGCAAACTGCAAATATGTCGCTACTCCGGCAGACATGAAGAGCAAGGCTTCGGCAACAGACGGCACCCTCATCGACGACGCCACCTCCTATCGGAGCCTCGCCGGTGCCCTGCAATATTTGACGATCACCCGCCCCGACATCGCATATGCTGTGCAACAAGTTTGCCTTCACATGCATGCGCCGCGGGATGTGCATCTCACCATGCTCAAGCGTATCCTTCGGTACGTCAAGGGCACCGCTCATCTTGGCATTCAACTGCACGCCATTTCCTCGCCGACGATCACTGCCTACTCGGATGCGGACTGGGCTGTATGCCCGGACACGAGGCGATCTACATCGGGCTTCTGCGTCTTCCTTGGCTCATCCCTCATCTCGTGGTCGTCTAAACGACAAACCACGGTATCGAGGTCGAGTGCCGAGGCTGAGTATCGCGCCATAGCCAATGCTGTGTCCGAGTGCTCATGGCTACGCCAACTCCTCGGCGAACTTCTGTACAAGGTgcccacggcaacggtggcgTTCTGCGACAACATCTCCTCGGTGTACATGTCCAGGAACCCAGTCCATCACCGACGCACCAAGCACATCGAACTTGATATACACTTCGTCCGGAAAAAGGTAGCCATTGGCGAGCTCCGCGTCACGCATGTACCCAGTGCGCGACAGCTAGCCGATGTGTTCACCAAAGGTCTCCCTTCGGCGCTCTTCTTCGACTTCAGGGACAGCCTCTCCGTCACGACTGCTGACGTCGATactacggggggggggggggggggggttcagcGGAGCACCGCCAACGGCTAG
- the LOC136488644 gene encoding uncharacterized protein has product MAPSTHSDSSSADGFSVAPASASQIQGISIRHHVHVILDMDEGNYGQWRHFFDSALGKFGLEGHVRSTTPDADRDGEWRMVDSCVVNWILATVSEGVFETVRHDRHDAFTLWNAVAGLFQDNEMQRAVYLEAELRSLQQGDMTISAYCTKLKRLADQLRDIGHPVSEPSQVLNLLRGLNPRYRYVKPVITSKYPPHTFQSARSFLILEELSFRHDANAEAGQALTVTHGDRSNGSSNPSGHGGGIGSTDGNTGSSAPRNNRTNNGGGGNRSNNRSDQRRKQGNGGGNTRSTNSNTQTAP; this is encoded by the coding sequence ATGGCTCCTTCCACCCACTCTGATTCCTCCTCCGCGGATGGTTTTTctgtcgcccccgcctcggcctCCCAAATCCAAGGCATCTCCATCCGCCACCATGTCCATGTCATCCTTGATATGGATGAAGGCAACTACGGCCAGTGGCGTCACTTCTTCGACTCCGCcctcggcaagttcggcctcgAGGGCCATGTTCGTTCTACTACCCCCGACGCCGACCGTGATGGCGAGTGGCGCATGGTTGATTCATGCGTCGTCAACTGGATCCTCGCCACCGTTTCCGAGGGCGTCTTCGAGACCGTCCGCCATGATCGCCACGATGCCTTCACCCTATGGAACGCCGTCGCCGGGCTCTTCCAGGACAACGAGATGCAGCGCGCCGTGTACTTGGAGGCCGAGCTACGTTCCCTGCAGCAAGGCGACATGACGATCAGCGCCTACTGCACCAAGCTGAAGCGCCTCGCCGATCAACTGCGCGACATCGGCCACCCGGTCTCCGAACCCAGCCAGGTGCTGAACCTTCTCCGCGGCCTCAACCCGCGGTACCGCTACGTCAAGCCGGTGATCACCTCCAAGTACCCGCCGCACACCTTTCAGAGCGCCCGCTCCTTCCTCATCCTCGAGGAGCTCAGCTTCCGGCACGACGCCAACGCCGAGGCTGGGCAGGCCCTCACCGTGACACACGGTGACCGCTCCAACGGGTCCTCCAACCCTTCCGGGCATGGCGGCGGGATCGGCTCCACCGACGGCAACACCGGCTCCTCCGCACCGCGCAACAACCGCACcaacaacggcggcggcggcaaccgaTCCAACAACCGTTCTGATCAGCGCCGTAAACAAGGCAACGGCGGCGGGAACACGCGCTCCACCAACTCCAACACCCAGACCGCGCCCTAG
- the LOC136488645 gene encoding uncharacterized protein, translating to RSSSFTLFPTPLRSTLLQASGFLAARSQTKLPPVRTSGHQHLRLKSLLIRPSYTSWGGRRQVEVLFKWDLRWCPVFSKLKTLVLNEYWCMPDDFGPLGPKYEVDMKGSISPMEQSTTISEHLNIVKVKCQAVDERVLKILKLLCTFNIYSRLH from the exons CGGTCGTCTTCCTTCACTCTTTTCCCCACCCCACTACGCTCAACACTTCTCCAGGCCTCGGGTTTCCTTGCCGCGAGATCGCAGACCAAGCTGCCGCCGGTCAGGACGTCAGGTCATCAG CATCTTCGCCTGAAATCTCTGCTGATTCGTCCAAGCTACACGTCCTGGGGTGGCCGCCGTCAAGTTGAG GTTCTTTTCAAATGGGATTTAAGATGGTGCCCTGTGTTTAGCAAGTTAAAGACCTTGGTGCTCAATGAATATTGGTGTATGCCTGATGACTTTGGCCCATTA GGGCCTAAGTATGAAGTGGATATGAAAGGAAGCATcagtccaatggagcaatcaacTACAATTTCAGAACACCTTAACATAGTCAAAGTCAAGTGTCAGGCTGTTGATGAGAGAGTTCTCAAAATTTTGAAGCTCCTGTGTACCTTCAACATAT ATAGCAGGTTGCACTAA